One Choloepus didactylus isolate mChoDid1 chromosome 16, mChoDid1.pri, whole genome shotgun sequence DNA window includes the following coding sequences:
- the LOC119511406 gene encoding LOW QUALITY PROTEIN: olfactory receptor 13A1-like (The sequence of the model RefSeq protein was modified relative to this genomic sequence to represent the inferred CDS: inserted 1 base in 1 codon) produces the protein MRQQLIAINKTIVTKIILQGFSEYPELQLPLLNCLFFLYAMALMGNTLIITIITCSSGLHSPMYFFLLNLATMDIICTSSALPKMLAGLSWERNTISFQGCMAQLFFLAWSQSSELLLLTVMVYDCYVAICQPLNYGTLMSLQLCLALAMGVWAICALNFSINTGLMAQLIFHGPNVITXYEIPPLLLLLCSPTHVNSIMTILSDPFYGGINFLLTLVSYGYIVASILFLGSAEGKQKSFSNCSFHLIMFSVYYSAVFSAYISPASSYSPERNKLAGVLYTVLRPTLNPLIYTLRNKEFKAALSKLLTFCRF, from the exons atgcggcagcagttaattgccatAAACAAG ACAATTGTGACAAAGATCATCCTGCAGGGGTTCTCAGAGTACCCAGAACTGCAGCTGCCCCTGCTCAACTGCTTATTCTTCCTCTATGCAATGGCCCTCATGGGAAACACTCtgatcatcaccatcatcacctgCAGCTCTGGCCTCCACagccccatgtactttttcctgtTGAACCTGGCCACCATGGACATCATCTGCACTTCCTCTGCACTGCCCAAGATGCTGGCAGGCTTGTCCTGGGAGAGAAACACCATCTCTTTCCAGGGGTGCATGGCACAGCTCTTCTTTCTTGCCTGGTCTCAATCTTCTGAGCTGCTGCTGCTCACAGTCATGGTCTATGACTgttatgtggccatctgccagcCACTGAATTATGGGACCCTGATGAGCTTGCAGCTCTGCCTGGCACTGGCAATGGGAGTCTGGGCCATCTGTGCCTTGAATTTCTCAATCAACACTGGTTTGATGGCACAGTTGATCTTCCATGGCCCCAATGTCATCA CCTATGAGATTCCCCCACTTCTTCTGCTCTTGTGCAGTCCCACCCATGTGAACAGCATCATGACCATCTTGTCTGATCCCTTCTATGGAGGCATCAACTTCCTGCTCACCCTTGTGTCCTATGGCTACATTGTTGCCAGCATCCTATTCCTTGGCTCAGCTGAGGGGAAGCAGAAGTCCTTCTCTAACTGCTCCTTCCACCTCATCATGTTCTCTGTCTACTATTCAGCTGTGTTTTCTGCCTACATCAGCCCAGCCTCCAGCTACAGCCCTGAGAGAAACAAACTGGCAGGAGTGCTGTACACAGTTTTGAGACCTACCCTAAACCCACTCATATACACACTGAGGAACAAGGAGTTCAAGGCAGCCTTGAGTAAACTCCTTACATTTTGTAGATTTTAA